The following proteins are co-located in the Planococcus plakortidis genome:
- a CDS encoding pentapeptide repeat-containing protein: protein MKKNKKTEPMLPLELQTFSFIEALDDGYVHDCRIVSEDLPAGKTHFDRVLFENVRFLDREWGRSEFADAVFINCDLSNADLSGAVFHRVKFENCRMLGTDFTESTIRYTRFEECRIDYAVFGFSHISDVSFERSILRQADFYEVDMKSAQFLASDLNEANFTGTSLKGVDFSSSRFEELQVTPELLLGCKVSTDQALLFARKLGLIITE, encoded by the coding sequence ATGAAAAAGAATAAGAAGACCGAACCGATGCTTCCCCTCGAATTACAAACATTTTCTTTTATTGAAGCATTAGATGATGGATATGTCCATGATTGCCGGATCGTTTCCGAAGATTTACCGGCAGGAAAAACCCATTTTGACCGTGTGTTGTTCGAGAATGTCCGTTTTTTGGACCGCGAATGGGGGCGCAGTGAATTTGCGGATGCCGTTTTCATCAATTGCGATCTATCGAATGCTGATTTGAGCGGGGCAGTGTTCCATCGGGTGAAGTTCGAGAATTGCCGGATGCTCGGCACCGACTTCACGGAAAGCACGATCCGCTATACCCGCTTTGAAGAATGCCGGATTGATTATGCGGTTTTCGGCTTTTCCCATATAAGTGATGTGAGTTTTGAACGGAGCATACTGCGGCAAGCGGATTTCTACGAAGTGGATATGAAAAGTGCGCAGTTTCTGGCCAGCGATCTGAATGAAGCCAATTTTACGGGGACTTCCCTTAAAGGAGTGGATTTCAGCTCAAGCCGCTTTGAGGAACTGCAAGTGACACCTGAATTGCTGTTGGGGTGCAAAGTATCTACAGATCAAGCTTTGTTGTTTGCGCGTAAATTGGGATTAATTATCACGGAATAA
- a CDS encoding DUF1538 domain-containing protein has protein sequence MENVKSTFKEVASAILPVTIVVILLQVLTIRLPLEALLQFLIGAVFVGTGFFLFLLGVNAGLLPIGELIGKRLPLTRKPWLIIGTGLVLGLAVTIAEPDVRVLANQIDDVSGGAISRNILILSVSIGLAIFVALAMVRTLFSIPIHYLLIGGYAIVFLLSFFVPDAFIPISFDAGGVTTGPMAVPFILALGIGVASVLRSDKPSSGEGFGLIGLASIGPIIAVMLLGVLYR, from the coding sequence ATGGAAAATGTCAAAAGCACGTTCAAAGAAGTTGCATCTGCCATTCTTCCTGTCACCATTGTCGTCATCTTGCTTCAAGTCCTGACCATCCGCCTGCCGCTCGAAGCGCTGCTGCAGTTCTTGATCGGGGCCGTTTTTGTCGGAACCGGTTTTTTCCTGTTCCTGCTCGGGGTCAATGCCGGCCTGCTCCCGATCGGGGAATTGATCGGCAAGAGGCTGCCTTTGACCCGCAAACCATGGCTGATCATCGGCACTGGCCTCGTACTCGGCCTTGCCGTCACGATCGCCGAACCCGATGTCCGCGTCCTGGCGAACCAGATCGACGATGTGTCAGGAGGCGCCATCTCCAGAAACATCCTGATCTTATCCGTTTCGATCGGCCTGGCGATTTTCGTCGCCCTGGCGATGGTCCGGACGCTGTTCAGCATCCCGATCCATTACCTGCTGATCGGGGGCTATGCCATCGTCTTCCTTCTTTCTTTCTTTGTCCCTGACGCCTTCATCCCGATTTCATTCGATGCCGGCGGTGTCACGACGGGCCCGATGGCAGTGCCGTTCATTCTAGCGCTCGGCATCGGCGTCGCTTCCGTCCTGCGCTCCGATAAGCCGAGCAGCGGCGAAGGCTTCGGCTTGATCGGCCTGGCCTCGATCGGTCCGATCATCGCTGTCATGCTCCTGGGGGTGTTGTACCGGTGA
- a CDS encoding DUF1538 domain-containing protein produces the protein MNLHIFHGFGEVLIEVSMALLPLVLFFSVFQLFMLKLPKERVLQTGLGFVLTFFGLAFFLQGVHIGFMPFGELMGAELGDWHYRWAIIPIGFVLGFVATFAEPAVRIMNEEVDRETGGYISSKVMLYTLSTGVGLSIALSMLRILTGWSIWYFILPGYLIALALIFFSTRTFIAIAFDSGGVATGPMTVTFIVSVAVGIASVTEGRDPLVDGFGMIALVALTPIISVLVVGLLFNRKAVNQNHESES, from the coding sequence GTGAACTTGCATATTTTCCATGGTTTCGGGGAAGTGCTGATCGAAGTCAGCATGGCTCTCCTCCCGCTCGTCCTGTTCTTTAGTGTATTTCAATTGTTCATGCTGAAATTGCCGAAAGAACGCGTCCTGCAAACCGGGCTCGGTTTCGTTTTGACCTTTTTCGGATTGGCCTTTTTCCTGCAGGGCGTCCATATCGGGTTCATGCCCTTCGGTGAATTGATGGGTGCGGAACTTGGGGATTGGCACTATCGCTGGGCCATCATCCCAATCGGATTTGTGCTCGGCTTCGTTGCGACATTCGCCGAACCGGCTGTCCGCATCATGAACGAGGAGGTCGACCGCGAAACGGGCGGTTATATTTCCTCGAAAGTCATGCTCTACACCTTATCGACGGGGGTCGGATTGTCCATCGCTTTGTCGATGCTGCGGATTTTGACGGGCTGGTCGATCTGGTATTTCATTTTGCCAGGCTATCTTATCGCTTTGGCCTTAATCTTTTTCTCCACGCGCACGTTCATCGCCATCGCCTTTGACTCAGGGGGCGTCGCTACCGGGCCAATGACCGTCACATTCATCGTCTCTGTCGCAGTCGGTATCGCTTCCGTGACAGAAGGACGGGATCCGCTCGTCGATGGTTTCGGGATGATCGCGCTGGTGGCATTGACGCCGATCATTTCCGTACTTGTTGTCGGCTTACTCTTTAACCGAAAGGCAGTGAACCAAAACCATGAATCTGAATCATAG
- a CDS encoding P-II family nitrogen regulator encodes MIAIIKRGASREVIAAAKQAGADGATVVYAKGIGRNEKPRFLGLPATHEKDVVFIAVDGEIEFAVAKAISEAGKLGKSGYGLGFTIHLSQLLGVPHLSDREDDRKKTRGVEKMPEPTDFQLIVTIVNSGDSGQVVKAAAKAGAEGGTILEGRGTGVNEQKKFMNFTIDPEKDVVLTLVPTVFAEKVVASIEQAVDLDAPGKGIAFLIDVENVFGVNHSSLNQ; translated from the coding sequence ATGATCGCCATTATAAAACGCGGCGCCTCAAGGGAGGTCATCGCCGCTGCAAAACAAGCCGGCGCTGACGGTGCAACGGTGGTATATGCGAAAGGAATCGGGAGAAACGAAAAGCCCAGGTTTCTCGGGCTGCCCGCTACACACGAAAAAGATGTCGTCTTCATCGCTGTCGACGGCGAAATCGAATTTGCAGTCGCCAAGGCGATCAGTGAAGCCGGAAAACTGGGGAAATCCGGTTACGGCCTCGGCTTTACCATCCATCTCAGCCAATTGCTGGGGGTCCCCCATCTCAGCGATCGCGAAGACGACCGCAAAAAAACGCGAGGAGTGGAAAAGATGCCAGAACCTACAGATTTTCAATTGATCGTGACCATCGTCAATTCGGGTGATTCCGGGCAAGTCGTCAAGGCCGCCGCAAAAGCCGGCGCTGAAGGCGGCACCATCTTGGAAGGGCGCGGCACCGGAGTCAATGAACAGAAAAAATTCATGAACTTTACGATCGATCCAGAAAAGGATGTCGTCCTGACTTTGGTGCCCACCGTATTCGCGGAAAAAGTGGTCGCAAGCATCGAACAGGCAGTCGACCTCGATGCACCCGGAAAAGGCATCGCCTTCCTGATTGATGTGGAAAACGTATTCGGGGTCAACCATTCCTCCCTGAATCAATAA